The Alosa alosa isolate M-15738 ecotype Scorff River chromosome 3, AALO_Geno_1.1, whole genome shotgun sequence nucleotide sequence TTTAcatattaaaggaaaattccagcgatttttcacatagatgtcTGTTTCTCGATCAGCAACAATtagagctgccaggcagctacagtactACACTATGGGggtatgaacatgggggctcatgagcATGCTCCCAGAGTCACTCAACGTAACATGCAAACAGTGATGCAAACAGTAATTTACTATTATTGACATATTTAAAAGGGGGTTACTTTTTTGGACTGTTGATAGTTGAGAGGAGTAGTTAGTTTATGAACATAACGACCTATGAGTGtccattataaataaatattaaatgtcACATACTCATTGATAtactaattaattaattaataaactaataaataCACTAACTATTGTATGCTGTGCATCCAATCTATTATATCTAATTAAACCATATGATATCATGTGAACAAGTAAGAATTATGCAAACTAATCATGAAAACTAAAGAATCATGGTCTTAGTTATGCTTCATTAACTAATTACTCCAATTCATTAATATCAATTTATAAAACTTTAAAGGATAAAACGCGTCATTGCAATCAATTGGCCAAGTTTGAGCAGTCCGACAGATCAAATAATCAAAATCAGTAGAGAGCACTTTTGAAGTCTCCATGTCATCGTGGATTACAAACAATGAGCAAAGATGAGTTTTCTTACATTGTCTAGTTTAAGAAAGGAGGAAAAGTTCTTAGCCACCTATGTTTTGTCTGCTGACAAAAACAGTGAAATTCCACAGCGGGTAATGCATGGAAGGTTATTTTCATGCTGTTCCTCTGTGGCCACATAATAAGCATAACTTTTATTCCCCCTATAGTCAACCGCACATGCTATGATGAGATTCGTGTCAAGAGGAATACTGCTTGGAGGGTCGTAGAGATGAGCACCCTAATAATGAACTGCCCAATGAAACACTGTGAGCCACCACCCACTGTGACATGGTGCAGATTGGATGAGGACAAAAACACCTGCACACCACTGCATGAGAATCCTAATGTTAAAATATGGCAGGATGAAGTCAGCAATGAAGACAATCTCATTATATCCTATATGGAAATAAAAAAGGCAACAAAGAATGACAGCGGTTTATATAGATGTGGAGTTGATGCCACCACTACTGGACATTCAATCAGTGTTACTGTCACTGGTAAGTGGggtttttgtgttattttgtgtctctgttttgtgtgtgtgggggtgggttcatATATCATCACATTTACTTTAGTTTAATTCTGTGATCTGTCACTCTCAGGTGTTGACCAGTTGGAAAATACAACACATAACTACAACACAAGTAAGTATTtgttatgtttatatatatatataggtaatTTATGTTGATATAGATTATATTGGTAATATATGTTAGCATATGAATAGTCAGTTGCTGTTTTTCTCTGCAAGtcaaacattgtttttgttctgtGCACATTATTTTATTATGGGTCATAATTCCAGTCAAGGGAGCCTGTGGAGAGTCCACTTTAAAGTCTAATCTTCATTGCCCTCTCAGACAGTTTACCAGGTACAAATGGTCCAGCCCTGGAATGGCTCCCCTACGTGTTCATCTGTGGTGGCATAGTGACCGTTGTCATGCTGGTGATGCTCATCTCCTTCCTGAGTCTTCATGGATGCAAACGtgagtttttctttctttctttctttctttctttctttctttctttcttttgttttgtgtctgttaTTCTGTTTAATTATTATAAGTCagttcatccattcatccactTATCTTTTACAGTAACCATTATCAAAACTAGGTACCTAGGTGTTTGATTTAGGGCTTGCACATGTTTTGCATTTGGATACCTAAATCTACCTTACAAAATATCATTTTTCAAGTAATTTATTCTATGcacacaaaaaggcttatttgTCTCAACATGTGATCACATGTGTTAAAAACTCTGTTAGTGAACACTTTAACTGCTTTACGATTATCCTTCCACTTGACATGAATGGCATATCAAAAGATGCTGATTAAAATGCATGATTATTGCACAAATGTGCCATGCACTTGTCACAATTATAGGACACTTTAAAATGTGCAGTTTTATCACAAAACACAAAGCCAGAGATGTTCTGTTTCCTGCTTATGGCAGAAATGTCCGAGCAGCAGGAATGTCAGATCAGGAATTGCCTGCAAACTGAATGTAAAGGCCATCAATAGGCTCACCAATAATTAACAAAATTAGCAGAAAATAAGGCTTTTGTGTTCATAGTAGAATTCTTGGATTTTTTCACTTCAATTTATAAAGCATATCTGTATAATTTTTCATTTTCACCACAGGGTCATCCCGGTCTCACTCTATTGATCCCACAGGACCATCTCACAAAACCGAACAAATAGCAGAAGCTCAGGTATCACAATGTCCTGActgtgtgaaataaaaaaaaacatatatataattgaattgaatattattattacattctATATGGTGACAGGATAACAATTGCTGAGGTTGTGTGTTTTTCCCCCGTTAGTGTCCAACCAGGAGATCATCAGCCCGTGTCACCCCCAGCCCCAGCGTCCCGAGGAGGGACAGGAGTCTGCGCTGCCACCCCACACAGAGCCCTGCTCTCTCAAAAGCAGCGGCTTacgaccaccaccacctcaacGAGACGCAGTCGCTCCACGGCCTTCTCACGCTCCCCAGGGCTCCGCCCACCCAGAGCTCACCCTCCAATCACAGATCAGTCCTGCTCACACAGAGCCAGGGCAGCCCAAGGGATAGAAGGCCCAGCCAGGTGCTGTACGCAGCTTTGGACCACCTGGCTCCACGGGATGCTCCGAGAACTGTCCCGAAATTCCAGCCTGAGGAGGAATTCTCAGAATACGCTTCTATTCGCCTCTCATGAAGCACTTTTGGATGCCACTCTGCTGGAATGTCAAAAGACAAATAACAAAAGTGACATTAAAAATGAATGTTTCCTACTGTTTACAGTCCATTTAAGTTGAAGACTCGTTAAAGGGATTTCAGCTGAGAACCTTCCTGGGTCAGTCCAGAGAGACACAATGTAGACTATTATGAGACTGTGGGTTGCTGTTTACTGTACTGTGGTAATAGAACGTGATTAATTCATAGGTGTGAAATCCATGGCTGTCTGCATTACTCATCTCTGTCAATGGCCCTGGTCACAGGATTTTTTGGACTCAATtttacacaccaacacacacacacacacacacacacacacacacacattgatattCACCCACACAgatatacccccacacacacacacacatacacacatacatatatacatatacagacacacacacacacacacacacacagtcacaagcaTGCTGACATCCTGCGTTGTGGAAACTATGAGTGGTCGCAAACCGCAGTGCGATGTTGCAGAGTCTCGAGATGAAAGATTGCAGGGGGTGGGATGGAAggaagggggttgggggggttgtGAGGTAACGTGGAGGGGCTCTGTGTGCTGCTGCGATTGAGACTGTTTTTTCCTCTAATTTGACTCGAAcaggaaacagacagacaaagacagtaaaaaaatgtgtgtgtgtgtgtgtgcactgtgtacacaaatacatgcattaGATAGACTTGTACATCGGTGGGCTCCCCACATTTTTAGTGGTCAACCAAGATTACCTGCCAGTGACCATCAAAGAACAAATTGTCTAATTAGCGGTAAAGATCAAAGTGCCATTGAGAATCTTGCTGATGAGATTCACTGAGATACTTTCAAAAAGCAGTGTACTGTACTCCAGACAGCCCCATATCAAAAATAGTTTCCTTTCCATTTGATGTCTATGGCTGCTGAAGACTACGAGCTCCATGTCCGCTCACACTATTCCACCGTTAGCTCTGTTGACGTTTTACCACTGAGTTAGGTCCTAGGTCTAGTCTTTTTATCTAAACACAGGCGGCTGAAGCAATATGACATAGCATACAACAGGAATGTAGTAAAATAAGttacacacagatcacacagcAGAGCGGGCACCGAACCGGGGAGTTCTGTGATATAAACTGTATTTAAATAGGTTAAGCCCAAAATGATTTATAAAATGCAAAAGTTTTATTTATagtacatttttttattttgaccatacaatacatttttttctgccTGCAAGCCACATACACACGGGATCAAAGATCATTATGTTGTGTTAGAGATATAAATGTACACTAAAACTCTTTTCTAAATCAACACTTGGGATGGGTATGAGTGATTATGACATTAACTTGAGCTTTCAGCCGTTGTGTAGGATGGTGGTCTGTTTTTCTCTGATTTCATGAATTGAATCCGCAGTTTTGCTCGTTTTACAGTTTTGGCCCACCTTTTTCAGCATATGTGGAGGGTCAGAGATGTGGAGGGTCATTGTCAAAAATGCAGAACGTAAAGACAGTCGTTATCAGTCGTAATAATATAGTATCTATATTTAGAAGAGAATTCTGTTGTTTCTCATTCTCGTTTTTGCACAATGTTAGCTTTAGGTAGGTCATTTATGTTCTCGTAAGTGTGTTACAGAGCGCAGATACTGACATTCAGAAAGCAACAAAATACCACAGCAAGGGTCCATTCCAGAAAGCGTCCCCACTGTGTAACCAGTACCTCACCACACACAGTTGACGAAGTATGCATTGTCAACTTAAATCAGGTCAATGTAGATGACATTGCACATGTTGTAACTTGTATTTTATAAGTTTTAACTATATTAGGTTTaagatgtttaaaatgtatgaaGTGTAATGACATGCGTCACTTTGAGTGCTCTTTCTGATGTATTATGCTATAGGAGGGTTTTaaggaggaggggtgtgtgtgtgtgtgtgtgtgtgtgtgtgtgtgtgtgtgcgtgtgtgtgtgtgtgtgtgtgtgtgtgtgtgtgtgtgtgtgtgtgtgtgtgtgtgtgtgtgtgagagagagagagagagaggagagagagagagagactgaacccatgcaagtaaagtgttacacaATGTTCCAGTGAAGTCCCACCACCCTACGTCCTTTCCAGTGAATGCATATCTCATACCTCTACGAACACAGAGGGGACTGTTGGCTTTAAATAGTGTATGAAAGAACCATGAACACTGGTGCGCTAGCTGAAGAGAACATTTCCCTGTGTTTACCACAGGGACTTTTTTAAAAGGGTACCTGCAGACTGATTACAGGAAATGCATATGACAAAAAACTACAGCAAAAACCAAAGATGCTACAGTCTACTAAATAGactaaatagattttttttttcatctgctTGCATCCAGGTGATATTTAGGTATTTGTAACCACTGTTACTTTTATAAATAGAATTATCCTCAAATATTTAATTGTGGCAAACATTAGAAATTATAGATAACtactctgacctctgacctcctcTGTACAGTGTAAGACTGGTAGTGTCAACCACAACTCCTCAAATTAAATTCCACGGTTATGCAATTTCATTTCCCGCAACCCCCCACCCACTCCTCCACCGTGTGAGGATGATGGGACAGTGCCCTCTAGTGGCAATGTTGAGAGCGAGCAGCTGTCTGGAAAGGAGGATCTTGTCCAGACAACCTCTGTATGGACCAGAGGTGGACAACTCTGGCTCCAACTATCCAACTATAATTATTTCTGTGCAATTAAAATAGCTGATATCATTCATTAGTTGGCCCACCTGGCTGAAGAGTTGCTGGCTTTTCATTTCTGTCCACCTCTGATCTGCAAGAACCACAGGAGCAGTAGAAAATGATTGAATTAATTTGGAAACAT carries:
- the si:ch211-214p13.8 gene encoding uncharacterized protein si:ch211-214p13.8, producing the protein MEIKKATKNDSGLYRCGVDATTTGHSISVTVTGVDQLENTTHNYNTNSLPGTNGPALEWLPYVFICGGIVTVVMLVMLISFLSLHGCKRSSRSHSIDPTGPSHKTEQIAEAQCPTRRSSARVTPSPSVPRRDRSLRCHPTQSPALSKAAAYDHHHLNETQSLHGLLTLPRAPPTQSSPSNHRSVLLTQSQGSPRDRRPSQVLYAALDHLAPRDAPRTVPKFQPEEEFSEYASIRLS